Proteins encoded within one genomic window of Physeter macrocephalus isolate SW-GA unplaced genomic scaffold, ASM283717v5 random_9, whole genome shotgun sequence:
- the LSM4 gene encoding U6 snRNA-associated Sm-like protein LSm4 isoform X1, translating to MLPLSLLKTAQNHPMLVELKNGETYNGHLVSCDNWMNINLREVICTSRDGDKFWRMPECYIRGSTIKYLRIPDEIIDMVKEEVVAKGRGRGGLQQQKQQKGRGMGGAGRGMPGEVCLVAGVEVESQAPAEVNQKRSQADRQANSELPLCSPETEPPPPSICFHPQGRVSTLQFMSLFRTKRRGRCWGRTPCLSSCDPPLFLSASSSTVGNVILCFWFCEVAANLIPGRFCLMHL from the exons ATG CTTCCTTTGTCACTGCTGAAAACGGCTCAGAATCACCCAATG TTGGTGGAGCTCAAAAACGGGGAGACGTACAATGGACACCTGGTGAGCTGCGACAACTGGATGAACATCAACTTGCGTGAGGTGATCTGCACGTCCAGG GACGGGGACAAATTCTGGCGGATGCCCGAGTGCTACATCCGCGGCAGCACCATCAAGTACCTGCGCATCCCTGATGAGATCATCGACATGGTCAAGGAGGAGGTGGTGGCCAAGGGCCGCGGCCGCGGTggcctgcagcagcagaagcagcagaagGGCCGCGGAATGGGGGGCGCCGGGCGAGGTATGCCCGGCGAG GTGTGTTTGGTGGCCGGGGTCGAGGTGGAATCCCAGGCACCGGCAGAGGTCAACCAGAAAAGAAGCCAGGCAGACAGGCAGGCAAACAGTGAGCTGCCCCTCTGTTCCCCAGAGACGGAGCCACCGCCACCGAGCATCTGCTTCCACCCGCAAGGCCGCGTTTCTACTCTCCAGTTTATGAGTCTGTTCAGAACAAAAAGAAGAGGCAGGTGTTGGGGGAGGACCCCCTGCCTGTCATCTTGTGATCCTCCTCTTTTTTTGTCAGCCAGCAGTTCTACAGTTGGAAACGTTATTCTGTGCTTCTGGTTTTGTGAAGTCGCAGCCAACTTGATTCCTGGAAGATTCTGTTTAATGCATCTTTAA
- the LSM4 gene encoding U6 snRNA-associated Sm-like protein LSm4 isoform X2 produces MLPLSLLKTAQNHPMLVELKNGETYNGHLVSCDNWMNINLREVICTSRDGDKFWRMPECYIRGSTIKYLRIPDEIIDMVKEEVVAKGRGRGGLQQQKQQKGRGMGGAGRGVFGGRGRGGIPGTGRGQPEKKPGRQAGKQ; encoded by the exons ATG CTTCCTTTGTCACTGCTGAAAACGGCTCAGAATCACCCAATG TTGGTGGAGCTCAAAAACGGGGAGACGTACAATGGACACCTGGTGAGCTGCGACAACTGGATGAACATCAACTTGCGTGAGGTGATCTGCACGTCCAGG GACGGGGACAAATTCTGGCGGATGCCCGAGTGCTACATCCGCGGCAGCACCATCAAGTACCTGCGCATCCCTGATGAGATCATCGACATGGTCAAGGAGGAGGTGGTGGCCAAGGGCCGCGGCCGCGGTggcctgcagcagcagaagcagcagaagGGCCGCGGAATGGGGGGCGCCGGGCGAG GTGTGTTTGGTGGCCGGGGTCGAGGTGGAATCCCAGGCACCGGCAGAGGTCAACCAGAAAAGAAGCCAGGCAGACAGGCAGGCAAACAGTGA
- the JUND gene encoding transcription factor JunD, which translates to METPFYGDEALSGLGGGGSGSDGSFASPGRLFPGAPPTAAAGSMMKKDALTLSLSEQVAAALKPAAAPPPAPLRTDGAPGAAPQDGLLASPDLGLLKLASPELERLIIQSNGLVTTTPTSTQFLYPKVAASEEQEFAEGFVKALEDLHKQNQLGAGAASAAAAAGGPSGMAAGAAPPSELAPAAATPEAPVYANLSSYAGGTGGAGGAATVAFAAEPVPFPPPPPPGALGPPRLAALKDEPQTVPDVPSFGESPPLSPIDMDTQERIKAERKRLRNRIAASKCRKRKLERISRLEEKVKTLKSQNTELASTASLLREQVAQLKQKVLSHVNSGCQLLPQHQVPAY; encoded by the coding sequence ATGGAAACACCCTTCTACGGCGATGAGGCGCTGAGCGGCCTGGGCGGCGGCGGCAGTGGTAGTGACGGCAGTTTCGCGTCCCCGGGTCGTCTGTTTCCCGGGGCGCCCCCGACGGCGGCGGCCGGCAGCATGATGAAGAAGGACGCGCTGACGCTGAGCTTGAGCGAGCAGGTGGCGGCAGCGCTCAAGCCCGCGGCCGCGCCGCCCCCGGCCCCCCTGCGCACCGACGGCGCCCCTGGCGCGGCGCCCCAAGACGGTCTGCTTGCCTCGCCCGACCTGGGGCTGCTCAAGCTCGCTTCGCCTGAGCTCGAGCGCCTTATCATCCAGTCCAACGGGCTGGTCACCACCACGCCGACAAGCACGCAGTTCCTCTACCCCAAGGTGGCGGCCAGCGAGGAGCAGGAGTTCGCCGAGGGCTTCGTCAAGGCCCTAGAGGACTTACACAAGCAAAACCAGCTGGGCGCGGGCGCGGCctccgctgccgccgccgccgggggACCCTCTGGCATGGCTGCGGGCGCCGCGCCTCCCAGCGAGCTGGCCCCGGCAGCGGCCACGCCCGAGGCGCCCGTCTACGCGAACCTGAGCAGCTACGCGGGCGGTACTGGGGGTGCGGGGGGTGCTGCGACGGTCGCCTTCGCTGCGGAGCCCGTGCCCTTCCCGCCGCCGCCACCCCCAGGCGCGCTGGGGCCTCCGCGCCTGGCCGCGCTCAAGGATGAGCCGCAGACGGTGCCCGACGTGCCGAGCTTCGGCGAGAGCCCGCCGCTGTCGCCCATCGACATGGACACGCAGGAGCGCATTAAGGCGGAGCGCAAGCGGCTGCGCAACCGCATCGCTGCCTCCAAGTGCCGCAAGCGCAAGCTGGAGCGCATCTCGCGCCTCGAGGAGAAAGTGAAGACGCTCAAGAGTCAGAACACGGAGCTGGCGTCCACGGCGAGCCTGCTGCGCGAGCAGGTGGCGCAGCTCAAGCAGAAGGTCCTCAGCCACGTCAACAGCGGCTGCCAGCTGCTGCCCCAGCACCAGGTGCCCGCGTACTGA